AGAGGTTTCCGCCATCTAGCTCAGATCGGCGTTGCGGCTTTTCAGGTCATCAAGATTGCAGTGCAGCAGGGCCGCCTGATGGGTCGCCCGCAAGCGCACGCGGGGCGCCTTGCCGGCATCGAAGGCCTCCTGCCAGCGACTGGCGCACAGGCACCAGGCATCGCCGTCACGCAGGCCTTCGAAGCCAAACTCCGGCCGCGGTGTGGACAGGTCATTGCCCTTTGCCTTCGAGAATTCCAGGAACTCGTCGGTAACCACGGCACAGACAGCATGGACGCCGTAGTCATCGGGCCCAACATTG
The window above is part of the Marinobacter nanhaiticus D15-8W genome. Proteins encoded here:
- a CDS encoding DUF2237 domain-containing protein, whose product is MAQEKPESLNVLGETLETCGLDPKTGFYRDGCCNVGPDDYGVHAVCAVVTDEFLEFSKAKGNDLSTPRPEFGFEGLRDGDAWCLCASRWQEAFDAGKAPRVRLRATHQAALLHCNLDDLKSRNADLS